GCTAGAGTCATCTAACTATGTTTGCATAAAATTGATGGCACTTAAAGAGTAGTGCAGTTAAAGGTGTGGCTGGGCAACTTCTTCTCTGCTTTCCTTGCTCTTCAATATATCTATCTATACATGCCTTTATATCAACTTTCTTGTGTAATTTGGTAATCTTACTGCAGATACCATCCTTAGATCCATTAATTCAAAATAGAAATTTTACATTATAAACCATATTAAAAATTGCTACAGAATTTTGTATAAATCCAAAACCTAAACACTATAAATATGTGTAGCTCCTCCTTTGGCCATCCCATGTCTTAGTTAATTCCTTGCAAAACTAGGTCAAAGTGTCATCTTCCATAGACCAGATCTTGAATGTTTTATTATTCGTAAACATCCCCTCAGAGTCGCAACATTCTCAGTCCTGAAAACCTTGGTAAATTTTAGAGATAATAGGCACTTATGTAATCTCACCTCATAACCCCTCACTGGTGCTGAGACTTGGATGTAAGAACTTGGTTATTGTTACCTAGTCTGCTCTATTTTTTcaattcaaaattaaaaaaaaaaaaacaaaagcaCTACATGTTGTTTGCTTGCTTGCCCTCCCATCTCAAATGAATACAAATGCTAAGACTAAACAAGGTACTTCAGCTACTCATCTGAACATCCCTTAGTTAATTCGGTTCTATATTCAGGGTAATATTCCTACTTCGCTGCAAGACTTGAGCTTGAGTGTTGCACTATATATATCCATTCCCATACAGTCACAACATTCTCTTCTACTTCGGTCCTGAAAAGTGTAAACTTCTAGAATTTAGAAGTAGAATACTTAGTAAAAACAAGAATTTGACTTGAATTATCTCACCACATCTGAAAAGTGTAATctttaagaattttaaagtaGAATACTTGGTATAAACAAGAATTTGACTTGAAATATCTCACCACATTATCCCTCCTCATCGGTGCTAAGACTCGGATTTCTGAGATATGATCTGCAGAATGATTGCCTCTTGATGAACAAGCAGGTAATCCACGTGCTGAACTTCGAATGTAGACTGTTTCAAGATGATTCCCTGCAGTTTCTTCTATAGAATTAAAGAAAAAAACATGCGCAGCTTCACAAGAAGTGTTTGATACACGTCGAGTTTGGAACATATAGATTGGCCATAGCATTCGGCTGATGGGAGAAAATGTCTCCAACGGAACCTGCAGGATGCTTGGAGGTATAATTGCCTCGTAAATTTGAATGGAGTAGCCCCAAGATATAGAGAAAGTCCATTTTTTGTGCATTTCATAACAAATGGTTTGCTGTAGTAGCCTTGATTCATCTGCTTTTGCTGCTTTCATGAGATGGTTTACTGATTCGATACGATTCATGGAAGGAAATATAGAGTCTACTGCATCAAGATGGTGAAGTGAGAGAGTAAGAGATTGTGGATGAGCTGAAAGTAATCCAAATATGTCACGATGCAAATCAATCTGCAACCATCACCAGATTATCACTTAGAAAAGTAGACTGATGCAAAAAGTAGATCATAATAATGGCTGAAATTGTTTACCTGGTGAAATCCTTTTTCTAAGGTTAGTGAAACTCCAAGATCAGCAATACAAGAATGCATAATTTGATCACTTCCATACATAGTTGGATATCTTTTAAGACAAAGATCTAAATTCTTGGCAACTAACCTAGCCAAAGGATAACTCAAAGCATAACCAGCTCCTCCAAATGCCATATTAAACGAAAACAAAGCATTGGAGTCAATGCACTCCGAAGGCATCCCAACATAAAAATACTTATTATGGTCATACTTTCTCAAAACCTTTGCAATGTTATTGACAAAAAGTATAGTATCATCATCAGCAATAACATACCATCTCACATCATCTCCATTCTCTGCATTATATAATTCCTCGATCACACGTGTTATACGGATTACATGTCGTACTTTGTGCATGTTAAATGCATTGTACCTCGAAGTGTCCTCTGAAATCCGATATGGTGGCATAGAAGATGGCCATGGAAGGTGCTTATCAGGAGCTCTGTCGAGGAAGATGAAGCCACGAGTCACATTTGGTATCCACCATGACTTGATGTACGGTTTTCTACTTCTCAATGACTTTGACGAACTTGCGATACCAATAACTAAATGGCTAATGTTGGTATCAAGGTATGGGGATAATTTAGTGTATCTAGACAACGGTTTTTGCCTAGTCCAGCAGGAATCATTTTTAAAGAAGATGTAAATCATAATGTAGAGAAATAATCCTGAAATAACTATTAATTTAAATAGCCATGACAATAATTTATTGTTAGACAATGACATTGTAAGTTTTTGGATACACGTTAGCTTTGTTCAAGCACAGCTTTGCTTAGTGTAAGTTTGAAGAAATAAAAGGGAAGGCTTGCTTGTTGCCTGACTTGACAGTTCATGTGAATGTCAAGTTGCTTTTGTATTTTTAACTATTTGGTTACATGCATATCCATGCCAAGGATGAAACTAAGATTGGTGCATGTTACATGTGTTCTTAAGCCTGCACATAGCCTCTAAAAAAACTAATGCAGTTATAGTGCACAGACACTTGGTACATACTGAATAGATCGGCTTAATGCAGTTTCCAAGGTGTAATATCGGCTTTTCAGCAGTCCTAAATGTTTACTGATCCATGCCCTATGACAAAGTAATAAAACTTAAAACTAGCTCATAGTGTACCACTGCTTTCAAATTACTAAATTATCCAGATGCTGTAATTCTGCAAAGTTAAACTAGTCTGTATGCCTGCAAATAGCGAGAGTCCATTGCTGATGTTGGCTGGCGGAGAATGTGAAACAATCTATGACTAATTTCGTCTGCAAATGACAGTTGAGTTTCGTTAGTGTGAAGAACAGAGCAACAAATAATAAAAGTAACAAAAACAAGAACGTAAACACTTAATAATAAAACAGAAGGATATCATAAATTCGAGTCCATTGCAAGACTATTCAGATAGGTGGTGGAATTAAATCCATGCATACATAAAAGGAATTTCACCTGAAAATTTGTTGCTTCAACAAATTGGTATGACAGCCTTATTCTAATTCTAGTGTTTGAATTTCGGTTGGGGGAGAAAAATGTCTGGGATGTCTGGTGATAA
The sequence above is drawn from the Apium graveolens cultivar Ventura chromosome 2, ASM990537v1, whole genome shotgun sequence genome and encodes:
- the LOC141688054 gene encoding uncharacterized protein LOC141688054: MEQESFSLESSKSTTRNKPQKRQKRDEISHRLFHILRQPTSAMDSRYLQGMDQQKPLSRYTKLSPYLDTNISHLVIGIASSSKSLRSRKPYIKSWWIPNVTRGFIFLDRAPDKHLPWPSSMPPYRISEDTSRYNAFNMHKVRHVIRITRVIEELYNAENGDDVRWYVIADDDTILFVNNIAKVLRKYDHNKYFYVGMPSECIDSNALFSFNMAFGGAGYALSYPLARLVAKNLDLCLKRYPTMYGSDQIMHSCIADLGVSLTLEKGFHQIDLHRDIFGLLSAHPQSLTLSLHHLDAVDSIFPSMNRIESVNHLMKAAKADESRLLQQTICYEMHKKWTFSISWGYSIQIYEAIIPPSILQVPLETFSPISRMLWPIYMFQTRRVSNTSCEAAHVFFFNSIEETAGNHLETVYIRSSARGLPACSSRGNHSADHISEIRVLAPMRRDNVDRSRRECCDCMGMDIYSATLKLKSCSEVGILP